In the Candidatus Nanopelagicales bacterium genome, one interval contains:
- the pheS gene encoding phenylalanine--tRNA ligase subunit alpha: MSGPNTSFDPKQVSALSAESVDAVVAEALTAIAGAASLADLKEVRLAHAGDRSPLALANREIGALPPAAKADAGKRMGIARGQIKDALDAREADLQALRDAQVLNEETVDVTLPVDRSPLGGRHPLTTLMERICDVFIAMGYDVAEGPEVEADWVNFDALNVPPDHPARTMQDTFYVESPESGVVLRTQTSPIQIRAMLDREVPIYVVAPGRVFRTDELDATHTPVFHQVEGLAVDQGLTMADLKGTLDHFAQEMFGAGIRTRLRPSYFPFTEPSAEIDLQCFVCRGESISNPDNPCRTCGSEGWIEWGGCGMVNPRVLTAVGIDATRYRGFAFGMGIERTLMFRNGVTDMRDMVEGDVRFTRAFGLES, encoded by the coding sequence ATGTCTGGACCGAACACCTCCTTTGACCCCAAGCAGGTCTCGGCGCTGAGCGCTGAATCTGTTGATGCTGTCGTTGCCGAAGCGCTCACCGCAATCGCCGGGGCAGCAAGTTTGGCTGATTTGAAAGAAGTGCGTTTGGCTCACGCAGGGGATCGCTCGCCGTTGGCTCTGGCGAATCGTGAGATTGGCGCGCTCCCTCCAGCCGCTAAGGCAGATGCGGGTAAACGCATGGGTATTGCTCGTGGGCAAATCAAGGATGCTCTCGATGCGCGCGAGGCTGATCTGCAAGCCTTACGCGATGCGCAAGTCTTGAATGAAGAAACAGTTGACGTCACCTTGCCCGTTGATCGCTCACCTCTGGGTGGTCGTCATCCGTTAACTACTTTGATGGAACGCATCTGCGATGTGTTCATTGCTATGGGATATGACGTTGCTGAAGGGCCAGAAGTCGAAGCCGATTGGGTGAACTTCGATGCACTGAATGTTCCACCTGATCATCCAGCGCGCACAATGCAAGACACGTTTTATGTTGAATCGCCAGAGAGCGGCGTTGTGCTGCGAACTCAAACTTCGCCCATTCAAATTCGTGCAATGCTCGACCGTGAAGTACCTATCTATGTTGTTGCACCGGGTCGCGTATTCCGAACAGATGAACTTGATGCGACCCACACACCGGTGTTTCATCAAGTTGAAGGTTTAGCTGTTGACCAAGGCCTGACAATGGCTGATCTCAAGGGAACGCTTGATCACTTTGCGCAAGAGATGTTTGGCGCGGGTATTCGCACCCGTCTGCGTCCCTCATATTTCCCGTTCACGGAACCCAGTGCGGAAATTGATTTGCAGTGTTTTGTTTGCCGAGGTGAATCGATCAGCAATCCAGATAATCCATGCAGAACCTGTGGCAGTGAAGGTTGGATTGAGTGGGGCGGCTGCGGCATGGTGAATCCTCGCGTTCTCACGGCTGTGGGAATCGATGCAACGAGGTATCGAGGTTTTGCTTTCGGTATGGGAATTGAGCGCACGTTGATGTTCCGTAATGGAGTGACCGACATGCGTGACATGGTTGAAGGCGACGTGCGCTTCACTCGAGCTTTTGGTTTGGAGTCGTAA
- the cysC gene encoding adenylyl-sulfate kinase, whose translation MSTITPVLHLVTCGSVDDGKSTLIGRLLVETESVPVDQLEYAKTTRRGGSTIPVGEVDYSLLTDGLEAEREQGITIDVAYRHMNLPNGRRVLIADAPGHEQYTRNMAVAASNGDVAVLLVDAARGVRPQTFRHLTVCALMGVKTVIIAVNKMDLVNFDHATFEEIVGTIRTSAARLDVEEVLAIPMSAFTGDNVTIQSEAMNWYHGPTLLEALAQWEPGADPVEGAFRFPVQYVVRAEGNFRGYAGTVVSGSVKPGDSIVVADSGRTAIVDRIVAYGGDLAVAAAGQAVTLTLDHEVDVTRGDVIAGDDQLQPADRFAADMVWLSEEPLAHGRSYLLVSGSRSVPATVTNVRHRLDVVTGQEHAARVLEMNGIGRVEIATDRPIPMDPYSISRDTGGFLLVDRVTADTVAAGLTRHAMRRAFNVVAHSYDVDREARELLMGHKGKVLWLTGLPGSGKSTISDAAVRKLHALGVHTYVLDGDNVRMGLNKDLGFTPEDRAENVRRVAEVAKLMMDAGVVVFVALVSPFRSDRRAAKELFDAGDFLEVYVDTPVEVCSERDPKGLYAKAAAGNLPNMTGAGQGYEAPEHPDLILRGVGDLDAAASELVRHILGE comes from the coding sequence ATGTCCACCATCACACCAGTACTTCACTTGGTCACCTGTGGTTCAGTAGACGATGGCAAGTCAACGCTGATCGGTCGATTGTTGGTTGAAACAGAGAGTGTCCCTGTTGACCAACTTGAATATGCCAAGACAACGCGCCGCGGTGGATCAACCATCCCCGTCGGCGAAGTTGACTATTCACTCCTCACTGACGGCCTTGAAGCTGAACGCGAACAGGGCATCACGATTGACGTTGCTTACCGTCACATGAATTTGCCCAATGGTCGCCGAGTGCTGATCGCAGACGCACCTGGTCACGAGCAGTACACCCGCAATATGGCAGTTGCTGCCTCAAATGGCGATGTCGCAGTGTTGTTGGTTGACGCGGCACGAGGTGTGCGTCCGCAAACCTTTAGGCATCTCACTGTTTGTGCACTCATGGGTGTGAAGACAGTCATCATTGCGGTCAACAAGATGGACCTCGTGAATTTCGATCACGCTACTTTCGAAGAAATCGTGGGCACAATTCGAACTTCTGCTGCACGTCTTGATGTTGAGGAAGTGCTCGCTATTCCTATGAGCGCCTTCACGGGTGACAACGTCACGATCCAAAGTGAAGCGATGAATTGGTATCACGGGCCAACTCTGCTTGAAGCACTTGCGCAATGGGAGCCAGGAGCTGATCCCGTAGAAGGTGCCTTCCGTTTTCCAGTGCAATACGTCGTGCGCGCTGAAGGAAACTTCCGTGGTTATGCGGGCACTGTGGTGTCCGGTTCCGTCAAGCCTGGCGACTCAATTGTGGTGGCAGATTCAGGTCGTACCGCAATCGTTGATCGCATCGTTGCCTACGGTGGAGATTTAGCGGTTGCTGCTGCAGGTCAAGCCGTAACGCTCACGCTGGATCATGAAGTAGACGTCACTCGGGGTGATGTCATTGCCGGCGACGATCAATTGCAACCGGCTGATCGTTTTGCCGCAGATATGGTGTGGCTCAGTGAAGAACCACTTGCACATGGCCGTTCCTATTTGCTGGTTTCTGGATCTCGTTCGGTGCCTGCAACCGTCACAAATGTGCGTCATCGCCTTGATGTAGTTACGGGTCAGGAGCACGCCGCACGTGTGTTGGAAATGAACGGCATTGGTCGCGTGGAAATCGCAACCGATCGCCCGATTCCGATGGATCCATATTCAATTTCGCGAGACACCGGTGGTTTCTTGCTCGTTGACCGCGTCACCGCCGACACGGTTGCGGCAGGGTTGACCCGTCACGCCATGCGTCGTGCGTTTAACGTTGTTGCGCATAGTTACGACGTTGATCGTGAAGCTCGAGAGCTACTCATGGGGCATAAGGGCAAGGTCTTATGGCTCACAGGTCTACCTGGTTCAGGTAAATCGACGATCTCAGATGCGGCTGTACGCAAACTGCATGCACTCGGTGTTCACACGTACGTCCTCGATGGTGACAACGTGCGCATGGGCCTCAATAAGGATCTTGGCTTTACTCCAGAGGATCGAGCCGAGAATGTGCGCCGCGTTGCTGAAGTGGCAAAACTCATGATGGATGCTGGTGTCGTGGTGTTCGTGGCTTTGGTTTCGCCATTCCGGTCTGACCGTCGTGCCGCTAAGGAACTCTTCGATGCAGGCGACTTCCTCGAGGTTTACGTCGACACTCCTGTTGAAGTGTGTTCAGAACGTGATCCCAAGGGCCTATATGCCAAAGCTGCTGCCGGCAATCTGCCGAATATGACAGGAGCAGGCCAAGGGTATGAAGCTCCTGAGCATCCGGATCTCATTCTCCGCGGAGTTGGGGATCTTGACGCTGCGGCGAGCGAGTTGGTTCGTCACATCCTTGGTGAGTAA
- the cysD gene encoding sulfate adenylyltransferase subunit CysD has protein sequence MTNVPYEAVLDALEAEAIHIYRETAAAFRNPVLLYSIGKDSSVLLHLALKAFAPGPIPFPVMHVDTTWKFQEMISFRDQRVEELGLDLKIAINEQGVADKVSPFTHGTHEYTRLMKTVALREGIDKYGFDAAIGGARRDEERSRAKERVFSLREPGHRWEPRKQRPEFWRTANTSLAEGQSMRVFPLSNWTELDVWRYIRRENIPIPGLYYSKERPVVERDGSLIMVDDERFPLRDGEKVEMRSVRFRTLGCYPLTGAVESEADNIDDLITEMETSRISERAGRLIDGEGGGSMEAKKAEGYF, from the coding sequence ATGACCAATGTTCCTTATGAGGCAGTACTCGATGCACTCGAAGCAGAAGCGATCCACATTTACCGTGAGACCGCTGCTGCATTTCGCAACCCTGTGTTGCTGTACAGCATCGGTAAAGACTCTTCAGTACTGCTGCATCTGGCGTTGAAGGCATTTGCGCCCGGCCCAATCCCTTTTCCAGTAATGCACGTTGACACCACCTGGAAATTTCAGGAAATGATTTCATTCCGTGATCAACGAGTTGAAGAGCTAGGCCTCGATCTCAAGATTGCAATCAACGAGCAAGGCGTTGCTGACAAGGTCAGTCCCTTTACTCATGGAACGCATGAATACACACGATTGATGAAGACTGTCGCGTTGCGTGAAGGCATTGATAAGTATGGCTTCGATGCTGCAATCGGTGGAGCTCGTCGAGATGAGGAGCGAAGTCGTGCAAAGGAGCGAGTCTTCTCATTGCGCGAGCCCGGACATCGTTGGGAGCCGCGTAAGCAGCGTCCCGAGTTCTGGCGCACGGCAAATACTTCTCTTGCCGAAGGCCAATCGATGCGAGTATTCCCGCTTTCGAACTGGACTGAACTTGATGTGTGGCGGTATATCCGTCGCGAGAACATTCCCATTCCTGGCTTGTACTACTCCAAGGAACGCCCTGTCGTTGAGCGCGATGGTTCCTTAATCATGGTTGATGACGAGCGTTTCCCTCTGCGCGATGGCGAAAAAGTGGAAATGCGTTCCGTTCGTTTCCGTACCTTGGGCTGCTATCCGCTCACCGGTGCTGTTGAGTCTGAAGCAGACAACATCGACGATCTCATTACCGAAATGGAAACATCTCGAATTTCAGAACGCGCTGGTCGATTAATTGACGGTGAAGGTGGCGGTTCGATGGAAGCCAAGAAGGCGGAGGGTTACTTCTAA
- a CDS encoding RNA methyltransferase, whose product MRRLHSRKGRRDAGLFLVEGPQAVREAAATSLVEEVFVTEGLDAELLECVAHLPITLVSDSVMDALGETNSPQGIVATCRWNSADTRDVLVGGGPATVLLDGVSDPGNAGTIIRTADAAGASGVILTGGSVDPTNGKCVRSSAGSLFHLPIATEVQLGDVRAGIDPSRMVFAVATGDGAEDIFDWLGSVPRNQSICWIFGAEAPGVSAEARNMADVQVRIPLYGRAESLNVAAAAAVCLYADAARLHGKLG is encoded by the coding sequence GTGCGGCGTCTGCATTCAAGGAAAGGCCGGCGTGATGCCGGCCTTTTCCTTGTTGAGGGGCCACAAGCCGTCCGTGAGGCTGCAGCTACCTCGCTCGTTGAAGAGGTATTCGTAACTGAGGGATTAGATGCCGAACTACTTGAGTGCGTTGCGCACTTGCCCATCACCCTTGTAAGTGACTCAGTGATGGATGCTTTAGGGGAGACCAACAGTCCCCAAGGCATTGTCGCGACCTGCCGATGGAACAGCGCCGATACTCGGGATGTTCTTGTGGGTGGCGGGCCGGCCACAGTGCTGCTCGATGGGGTCAGTGATCCAGGCAACGCGGGAACAATTATTCGTACTGCTGATGCAGCGGGTGCTAGTGGCGTGATTCTTACAGGCGGGTCCGTGGATCCCACTAATGGCAAGTGCGTGCGCTCAAGTGCCGGATCTCTCTTCCATCTACCCATTGCCACTGAAGTGCAACTCGGGGATGTCAGGGCAGGAATAGATCCTTCTCGCATGGTCTTCGCAGTTGCAACTGGGGATGGGGCGGAAGACATCTTCGATTGGCTAGGTTCAGTGCCAAGGAACCAGTCAATTTGCTGGATCTTTGGAGCAGAGGCGCCTGGCGTAAGCGCTGAAGCTCGCAATATGGCTGATGTGCAGGTGCGTATTCCGCTCTATGGGCGTGCGGAATCTCTCAACGTAGCTGCTGCTGCAGCTGTATGTCTGTACGCCGATGCAGCGCGGTTGCATGGGAAACTGGGATAA
- the rplT gene encoding 50S ribosomal protein L20 has product MARVKRAVNAHKKRREILERASGYRGQRSRLYRKAREQVTHSMVYAYADRRTRKGDFRRLWIQRINAGARANGMTYNRFIQGLKIANIEVDRRMLAELAVNDPATFATLVGIAKSNVPASA; this is encoded by the coding sequence ATGGCACGTGTAAAGCGGGCGGTCAACGCCCATAAGAAGCGCCGCGAAATTCTCGAGCGCGCAAGTGGTTACCGCGGTCAGCGTTCACGCTTGTACCGCAAGGCACGCGAGCAGGTCACCCACTCGATGGTTTATGCGTACGCAGACCGTCGTACGCGTAAGGGTGACTTCCGTCGCCTGTGGATCCAGCGCATCAACGCTGGTGCACGCGCCAACGGCATGACCTACAACCGCTTTATTCAAGGTTTGAAGATTGCCAACATTGAGGTTGATCGCCGCATGCTCGCAGAGCTCGCAGTGAACGACCCAGCGACCTTTGCAACCCTCGTGGGTATCGCAAAGTCAAACGTTCCTGCTTCTGCATAA
- the rpmI gene encoding 50S ribosomal protein L35, with product MPKQKTHSGSKKRFKVTGTGKITHEQAGRRHLMESKSSRRTRRLEGDKVLAPGDAARVKKLLGH from the coding sequence ATGCCAAAGCAGAAGACTCATAGCGGTTCAAAGAAGCGCTTCAAGGTCACTGGTACCGGAAAGATCACGCACGAGCAGGCTGGCCGTCGCCACTTGATGGAAAGCAAGTCATCACGTCGCACTCGTCGCCTCGAAGGCGACAAGGTGCTTGCACCTGGTGACGCCGCACGTGTCAAGAAGCTACTCGGTCACTAA
- a CDS encoding DUF1844 domain-containing protein, with amino-acid sequence MTEQPEIQTTDAAAALLDLADVPAVEVVLTVAMHLMSAAAIACGLGEDDRPADLAEARILITALAGLVTASAPMLGSMHAAPIRDGLKALQLAFREASVVADPVGMGPGENLTGPVY; translated from the coding sequence ATGACCGAGCAACCTGAAATCCAGACCACTGACGCAGCCGCTGCCCTTCTTGATCTTGCGGATGTCCCGGCGGTTGAAGTTGTGCTGACGGTTGCCATGCACCTGATGAGCGCGGCCGCAATTGCCTGCGGCCTTGGTGAGGATGACCGTCCGGCTGACCTTGCGGAGGCTCGCATCCTGATTACTGCTCTGGCCGGGTTGGTGACAGCCTCGGCCCCGATGCTGGGAAGCATGCACGCTGCCCCTATCCGTGATGGCTTGAAGGCTCTTCAGCTGGCATTTCGTGAGGCATCGGTCGTGGCTGACCCCGTGGGCATGGGGCCAGGTGAGAATCTCACCGGGCCGGTTTACTAA
- a CDS encoding SseB family protein: protein MEDQSFGKGRSLASPQFPGDDGSADSILRQAFVVGAQPVTAQMSRDLALELLMGSRLLVAVVAVLDGVDEHGGDKDSHMSVVSMVNPNGEKGLLAFTGLDSLAMWDPNARPVPVSGPDAARAALDSQSTAIVIDVSGPARHVVTGERLAFLAKG from the coding sequence GTGGAAGATCAGAGTTTTGGCAAAGGTCGCTCGTTAGCTTCGCCGCAATTTCCAGGTGACGACGGCTCTGCTGACTCGATTCTTCGGCAAGCGTTTGTGGTTGGTGCCCAACCCGTAACGGCGCAGATGTCGCGCGATTTGGCGCTGGAGTTACTCATGGGTTCGCGTCTACTTGTAGCCGTGGTCGCGGTGCTCGATGGCGTTGATGAACACGGTGGCGACAAAGACAGCCATATGTCCGTGGTGTCCATGGTGAATCCAAATGGTGAAAAAGGGCTCCTCGCCTTTACTGGGCTCGATTCCCTAGCCATGTGGGATCCGAACGCAAGACCAGTGCCCGTGAGTGGCCCTGATGCGGCTCGCGCCGCGCTTGACAGTCAGAGCACCGCCATCGTGATTGATGTCAGCGGGCCGGCTCGGCACGTGGTGACAGGGGAGCGCTTGGCGTTTTTGGCCAAGGGCTAG
- the hisG gene encoding ATP phosphoribosyltransferase → MLKVAIPNKGQLADPAREMLQEAGYLRNAGVRDLVVQDPVNDVEFFFLRPKDVALYVGAGTLDIGITGRDMLLDSGAEATELLPLGFAPSTFRLAAPIGTARIFADFEGKRIATSYDGLLRAWLAQTGINATVVRLDGAVENAVALGVADAVADVVATGTTLRKAGLEVVGDPILVSEATVVRRTGAPMTTPVDTMIRRLQSVMVARTFVLVDYDIKTQSLAAACAITPGIESPTVSPLHESDWSAVRAMVKSSDVHRVMDELYELGARGILVTDIRACRL, encoded by the coding sequence ATGCTGAAAGTTGCTATCCCCAATAAAGGCCAACTCGCTGATCCCGCACGCGAAATGCTGCAAGAGGCCGGCTATCTACGTAACGCTGGCGTTCGCGATCTTGTTGTTCAGGATCCAGTGAATGATGTTGAATTCTTTTTCTTGCGTCCTAAAGATGTTGCGCTCTACGTGGGTGCTGGAACTTTAGATATCGGCATCACTGGTCGTGACATGCTGCTTGATTCTGGTGCAGAAGCTACAGAGCTATTACCGCTGGGATTTGCGCCGTCAACATTTAGGTTGGCTGCACCGATTGGAACCGCACGCATTTTTGCCGACTTTGAAGGCAAGCGCATTGCAACTTCCTATGACGGATTACTTCGTGCGTGGCTTGCACAAACGGGAATCAATGCAACCGTTGTGCGCCTTGATGGTGCCGTGGAAAATGCGGTAGCGCTTGGGGTTGCAGATGCAGTTGCAGACGTGGTGGCAACCGGAACTACGTTGCGTAAAGCTGGTTTAGAAGTTGTTGGCGATCCGATTCTTGTGTCAGAGGCAACAGTTGTGCGTCGCACTGGTGCACCGATGACCACTCCGGTCGACACGATGATTCGGCGTTTACAAAGCGTCATGGTTGCGCGCACTTTTGTGCTCGTGGATTACGACATCAAGACTCAATCCCTAGCTGCGGCATGTGCAATCACGCCAGGCATTGAGTCCCCAACAGTTTCACCATTGCATGAGTCAGATTGGTCTGCAGTCCGCGCAATGGTGAAGTCATCTGACGTGCACCGCGTAATGGACGAACTCTATGAACTCGGCGCTCGAGGCATTCTGGTCACGGATATTCGCGCCTGCCGGTTGTAG
- a CDS encoding phosphoribosyl-ATP diphosphatase produces MKTFDELYAELVRKTSYGDEESGTVRLLGLGVHAIGKKVVEEAAEVWMAAEHEGHDNTADEIAQLLYHLQVMMIATDVTLDDVYRRL; encoded by the coding sequence GTGAAGACCTTTGATGAGCTCTACGCTGAACTCGTTCGTAAAACCTCATACGGTGATGAAGAGTCTGGCACTGTCCGCCTTCTTGGCCTAGGGGTTCATGCCATTGGCAAAAAGGTCGTGGAAGAGGCCGCTGAAGTCTGGATGGCTGCTGAGCATGAAGGCCACGACAACACTGCTGATGAAATTGCGCAACTGTTGTATCACCTACAGGTGATGATGATCGCTACAGATGTGACCCTCGACGATGTGTATCGGCGGTTGTAA
- the ribH gene encoding 6,7-dimethyl-8-ribityllumazine synthase, with protein sequence MSGQGAPQVEVKALGVRVAIVASSWHTEVMDGLIAGAQRASDQAGAVATIIRVPGAFELPIVAKACAASSDFDVVVALGVVIRGGTPHFEYVCSSATQGLTQVALDYLVPVGFGLLTCDTDAQALDRAGLPGSKEDKGQEAVQAALLTWQTLGTISG encoded by the coding sequence ATGAGCGGTCAAGGTGCTCCACAAGTAGAGGTCAAGGCTCTAGGTGTTCGGGTTGCGATCGTGGCGTCTTCCTGGCACACAGAGGTCATGGATGGACTGATCGCAGGAGCTCAACGCGCCAGCGATCAGGCAGGGGCAGTCGCGACCATCATCAGAGTCCCAGGTGCCTTTGAACTGCCAATCGTGGCAAAGGCTTGTGCTGCGTCATCGGACTTTGATGTGGTTGTGGCCTTAGGCGTAGTCATCCGCGGAGGCACACCTCATTTTGAATATGTTTGCTCAAGTGCGACTCAAGGGCTTACACAAGTAGCACTTGATTATTTGGTGCCCGTAGGATTTGGGTTGCTCACGTGCGACACGGATGCTCAGGCACTTGATCGCGCAGGATTGCCAGGCTCGAAGGAAGACAAGGGTCAAGAAGCTGTTCAGGCTGCCCTGCTGACCTGGCAGACCCTTGGAACCATCTCTGGTTAA
- a CDS encoding bifunctional 3,4-dihydroxy-2-butanone-4-phosphate synthase/GTP cyclohydrolase II: MIPADEMFEKRAKSAAVQVPTASHTQTVSTSGGVVLDSIEDAIEAMRAGHSVVVVDDEDRENEGDLIFAANAATPELTGFMIRHTSGYVCVGMTGQILDRLGLPPMTSVNEDRKQTAYAVSVDARDVETTGISAKDRAHTIRVLGDSATEPFDLTRPGHVMPLRAVEGGVLRRPGHTEASVDLARLAGYTPAGALCELVNDDGSMMRAPECRAFADQHGLKMISIADLIRFRRKHEKQVTRVTEAKLPTEFGDFTAVGYRSDIDNIEHIAMVVGDIGDGEDVMVRVHSECLTGDVFGSMRCDCGPQLHAAMLRISEEGRGVVLYIRGHEGRGIGLLHKLMAYKLQDGGRDTVDANLDLGLPADARDYGTGAQILADLGIRSMRLLTNNPAKRAGLEGYGLSIVERVPLEIQANSHNEEYLRTKAGRMGHELGESGLTPKESA, translated from the coding sequence GTGATTCCTGCAGATGAGATGTTCGAAAAGCGCGCAAAGAGTGCGGCTGTGCAGGTGCCAACCGCAAGTCACACGCAGACAGTGTCAACAAGTGGTGGAGTCGTACTTGATTCGATCGAAGATGCTATTGAGGCAATGCGCGCCGGACATTCAGTCGTGGTTGTCGATGATGAAGATCGTGAAAACGAAGGCGATCTCATTTTCGCCGCGAATGCAGCGACACCTGAGCTCACAGGTTTCATGATTCGCCATACATCTGGGTATGTGTGTGTCGGTATGACTGGGCAAATTCTTGATCGTTTGGGTTTGCCACCTATGACATCAGTGAATGAGGATCGCAAGCAGACGGCTTATGCAGTTTCTGTTGATGCACGCGACGTAGAGACCACAGGTATTTCTGCGAAAGATCGTGCGCACACCATTCGAGTTTTGGGTGATAGTGCAACTGAGCCTTTTGACTTAACGCGACCAGGGCACGTCATGCCCCTTCGCGCTGTTGAAGGTGGTGTTCTTCGTCGCCCTGGTCATACAGAAGCTTCCGTTGATCTTGCACGGCTTGCTGGTTACACGCCTGCGGGAGCATTGTGTGAATTAGTGAATGACGATGGGTCGATGATGCGCGCGCCGGAGTGCCGGGCTTTTGCTGATCAACATGGTCTGAAAATGATTTCTATTGCAGATCTCATTCGTTTCCGACGTAAACATGAAAAGCAAGTCACGCGAGTTACTGAGGCGAAACTTCCAACCGAATTTGGAGACTTCACCGCGGTTGGTTACCGAAGCGACATCGACAACATTGAGCACATCGCAATGGTGGTCGGCGACATTGGCGACGGTGAAGACGTCATGGTTCGCGTGCATTCTGAATGCCTGACCGGCGACGTGTTTGGGTCGATGCGTTGTGACTGTGGGCCACAACTTCATGCCGCGATGCTGCGGATTTCTGAAGAAGGCCGCGGAGTTGTGTTGTACATCAGAGGTCATGAAGGTCGCGGCATTGGGTTATTGCACAAATTGATGGCGTACAAGTTGCAAGACGGTGGGCGTGACACTGTCGATGCCAACCTCGATCTTGGGCTGCCAGCCGATGCCCGCGACTACGGAACAGGCGCACAGATTTTGGCTGATCTTGGTATTCGCAGCATGCGCCTACTCACCAACAATCCGGCAAAGCGCGCGGGCCTTGAAGGCTATGGTCTTTCTATAGTTGAACGCGTTCCTTTGGAGATTCAAGCCAACAGTCACAATGAGGAATACCTACGCACGAAGGCTGGCCGGATGGGTCATGAACTTGGTGAATCAGGGCTAACACCTAAGGAATCGGCATGA
- a CDS encoding riboflavin synthase gives MFTGIVEERGQVLAVTPMGDSARLVIRAALAVSDAKLGDSIAVNGVCLTVTEFDQESFSADVMAETLLRTSLGSALPGSDVNIERAMPAHGRLGGHLVQGHVDGTGSILSIEPTEHWTVIDIGVPHELSRYIAEKGSITIDGVSLTVVKVNDSSFSVSLIPTTLRETTLGDRHIGDVVNLEIDVIAKYVERLLEAQK, from the coding sequence TTGTTTACCGGCATCGTTGAAGAGCGCGGTCAAGTGTTAGCGGTCACCCCTATGGGAGATTCGGCACGCTTGGTCATTCGTGCTGCCCTTGCCGTGAGTGACGCCAAGTTGGGTGATTCCATCGCAGTCAACGGAGTGTGTTTGACCGTCACAGAGTTTGATCAAGAATCCTTCAGTGCAGATGTGATGGCTGAAACCTTGCTGCGAACTTCCCTTGGTTCTGCGCTACCTGGTAGTGACGTCAACATTGAGCGTGCGATGCCCGCACACGGGCGCCTTGGTGGACATTTGGTCCAGGGTCATGTCGATGGAACCGGTTCGATTCTCAGTATCGAACCAACAGAGCACTGGACGGTTATCGACATAGGTGTTCCTCACGAACTTTCTCGATACATTGCCGAAAAGGGATCCATCACCATTGATGGCGTCTCACTTACTGTTGTGAAGGTAAACGACTCTTCATTTTCAGTCTCACTCATTCCCACAACCTTGCGTGAGACCACGCTTGGTGATCGACACATCGGAGATGTTGTTAATCTCGAAATTGACGTGATTGCAAAATATGTTGAGCGACTGCTGGAGGCCCAAAAGTGA